In Kitasatospora gansuensis, a genomic segment contains:
- a CDS encoding GNAT family N-acetyltransferase, whose protein sequence is MDTTSQPSRAQRRSARNHRWRRDTTELAAVFVAVAAADLVANTVVHGHDGPVLLVASALALVATAVFHAWWAHRHPHGPPGPDPAAPPGAEAAEVTGPLRDFEQTALWRLRATVSDSPGSLARICTALAGQQVSIVSMQTHPLPVGAVDEFLVRAPLALSRADLARAVASGGGQDIWTEQADAHDLVDEPTHVLALATRTALDAAELPVALRRLFGRCTIRQFPNGGAAAVAGADGHVMRLPVPSGDLIELSRPHLPFTPTEFARAQALVELDSLLGPRVPKVEARLTLPAGTDLTVRRADPEDKAAALAMHGRCSSDALRKRYHGPVKDADRYLDHLLDPRHGQTLAVETSDGRIVALAHLMWDDDSAEIALLVEDAWQRRGLGVDLLRRMAALALEAGVPTIYAVTHASNTGLISTMRRLSAPLDYQVEDGTLVITAHLSEATEQLPTPWPSR, encoded by the coding sequence ATGGACACGACTTCACAGCCTTCCCGCGCCCAGCGCCGCAGCGCCCGCAACCACCGCTGGCGCCGCGACACCACCGAGCTCGCCGCGGTCTTCGTCGCGGTGGCGGCCGCCGACCTGGTCGCCAACACGGTGGTGCACGGCCACGACGGCCCGGTCCTGCTGGTCGCCTCGGCGCTCGCACTGGTCGCCACGGCCGTGTTCCACGCCTGGTGGGCACACCGGCACCCGCACGGGCCGCCCGGCCCCGACCCGGCCGCACCCCCGGGAGCGGAGGCGGCCGAGGTGACCGGACCGCTGCGCGACTTCGAGCAGACCGCCCTCTGGCGGCTGCGCGCCACCGTCTCCGACTCCCCCGGCAGCCTGGCCCGGATCTGCACCGCCCTGGCCGGGCAGCAGGTCAGCATCGTCTCGATGCAGACCCACCCGCTGCCGGTCGGCGCGGTGGACGAGTTCCTGGTCCGCGCCCCGCTGGCGCTCAGCCGGGCCGACCTGGCCCGGGCCGTCGCCTCCGGCGGCGGCCAGGACATCTGGACCGAGCAGGCCGACGCCCACGACCTGGTGGACGAGCCGACCCATGTCCTCGCACTTGCCACCCGGACGGCGCTGGACGCCGCCGAGCTGCCGGTCGCGCTGCGCCGGCTGTTCGGCCGGTGCACGATCCGGCAGTTCCCGAACGGCGGCGCGGCAGCCGTGGCCGGCGCCGACGGCCACGTGATGCGCCTGCCGGTCCCGTCCGGCGACCTGATCGAGCTCAGCCGCCCGCACCTGCCCTTCACCCCGACCGAGTTCGCCCGGGCCCAGGCCCTGGTCGAGCTGGACTCGCTGCTCGGCCCCCGCGTCCCCAAGGTCGAGGCCCGGCTCACCCTCCCCGCCGGGACCGACCTGACGGTCCGTCGCGCCGACCCCGAGGACAAGGCCGCCGCCCTCGCCATGCACGGCCGCTGCTCCTCCGACGCCCTCCGCAAGCGCTACCACGGCCCCGTCAAGGACGCCGACCGCTACCTCGACCACCTGCTCGACCCCCGCCACGGCCAGACCCTCGCGGTGGAGACCTCCGACGGCCGCATCGTCGCACTCGCCCACCTGATGTGGGACGACGACAGCGCCGAGATCGCCCTCCTGGTCGAGGACGCCTGGCAGCGCCGCGGCCTCGGCGTCGACCTCCTCCGCCGGATGGCCGCCCTGGCCCTGGAAGCCGGCGTCCCCACCATCTACGCGGTCACCCACGCCTCCAACACCGGCCTGATCTCCACCATGCGCCGCCTCTCCGCCCCGCTGGACTACCAGGTCGAGGACGGCACCCTGGTCATCACCGCCCACCTCTCCGAAGCCACGGAACAGCTCCCGACCCCGTGGCCCAGCCGATAG
- the glmS gene encoding glutamine--fructose-6-phosphate transaminase (isomerizing): protein MCGIVAYIGPKDATAFLLEGLQRLEYRGYDSAGVAVIGKPGTLKVCKTKGRVADLAAAVPARFKGTTGIGHTRWATHGVPSDANAHPHLDNAERIAVVHNGIIENADELRAKLTAEGAVFRSETDTEVLAHLVAAHVGEGVELEDAVRAALGHVVGTYGIAVVDADQPDRIVVARNGSPIVLGLGEKEMFVASDVAALVRYTRQVVHLEDGELATVRADGFRTLTEDARTVTRQPSTVDWEIDSYDTAGYEHFLLKEIHEQPASVERTLSGRLDERFATAHLGGLNLDARELREIRRVKILGCGSAYYAGEMGAQLIEELARIPAHSEPASEFRYRNPVIEADTLYVAVSQSGETYDTLAAVQEIKRKGGRVLGVVNTVGSAIARECDGGIYLHAGPEISVASTKAFTSTVIAFALLALHFGRIHDLSPADGRRIVAGLKALPDQIREILAGEDKIAELAAEYAKSEGMMFIGRVRGFPVAREGAQKLKEISYVHAEAYPASELKHGPLALINPDLPTVALVPDDELLDKNLTTLGEIKARAGRVLAIAHRAPDAKLADHAILVPRSEPELDPLLLNIPLQLLAYHAAVALKRDVDKPRNLAKSVTVE, encoded by the coding sequence ATGTGCGGCATCGTGGCCTACATCGGTCCCAAGGACGCCACCGCGTTCCTGCTCGAAGGACTCCAGCGGCTGGAGTACCGGGGCTACGACTCGGCCGGGGTGGCCGTCATCGGGAAGCCCGGCACGCTCAAGGTCTGCAAGACCAAGGGCCGGGTCGCCGACCTCGCCGCCGCCGTACCCGCGCGGTTCAAGGGCACCACCGGCATCGGCCACACCCGCTGGGCCACCCACGGCGTGCCGAGTGACGCCAACGCGCACCCGCACCTGGACAACGCCGAGCGGATCGCGGTCGTCCACAACGGCATCATCGAGAACGCGGACGAGCTGCGCGCCAAGCTGACCGCCGAGGGTGCGGTGTTCCGCTCCGAGACCGACACCGAGGTGCTGGCCCACCTGGTCGCCGCGCACGTCGGCGAGGGCGTCGAGCTGGAGGACGCGGTGCGCGCCGCGCTCGGCCACGTGGTCGGCACCTACGGCATCGCCGTGGTCGACGCCGACCAGCCGGACCGGATCGTGGTGGCCCGCAACGGCAGCCCGATCGTGCTCGGTCTCGGCGAGAAGGAGATGTTCGTCGCCTCGGACGTCGCCGCCCTGGTCCGGTACACCCGCCAGGTGGTGCACCTGGAGGACGGCGAGCTGGCCACCGTGCGCGCCGACGGCTTCCGCACCCTCACCGAGGACGCCCGCACGGTGACCCGTCAGCCGTCCACCGTGGACTGGGAGATCGACTCCTACGACACGGCCGGCTACGAGCACTTCCTGCTCAAGGAGATCCACGAGCAGCCCGCCTCGGTCGAGCGCACCCTGAGCGGCCGGCTCGACGAGCGGTTCGCCACCGCGCACCTGGGCGGCCTCAACCTGGACGCCCGCGAGCTGCGCGAGATCCGCCGGGTGAAGATCCTCGGCTGTGGCTCCGCCTACTACGCCGGCGAGATGGGCGCCCAGCTCATCGAGGAGCTGGCCCGGATCCCCGCGCACAGCGAGCCCGCCTCGGAGTTCCGCTACCGCAACCCGGTGATCGAGGCCGACACCCTCTACGTGGCGGTCAGTCAGTCCGGCGAGACCTACGACACGCTGGCCGCCGTCCAGGAGATCAAGCGCAAGGGCGGCCGGGTGCTGGGTGTGGTGAACACCGTCGGCAGCGCGATCGCCCGCGAGTGCGACGGCGGCATCTACCTGCACGCGGGTCCGGAGATCTCGGTCGCCTCGACCAAGGCCTTCACCTCGACCGTGATCGCCTTCGCGCTGCTGGCGCTGCACTTCGGCCGGATCCACGACCTCTCCCCGGCCGACGGCCGCCGGATCGTCGCGGGCCTGAAGGCGCTGCCGGACCAGATCCGGGAGATCCTGGCCGGCGAGGACAAGATCGCCGAGCTGGCCGCGGAGTACGCCAAGAGCGAGGGCATGATGTTCATCGGCCGGGTCCGGGGCTTCCCGGTCGCCCGTGAGGGTGCGCAGAAGCTGAAGGAGATCAGCTACGTGCACGCCGAGGCGTACCCCGCCAGCGAGCTCAAGCACGGCCCGCTCGCGCTGATCAACCCGGACCTGCCCACGGTGGCGCTGGTCCCGGACGACGAGCTGCTGGACAAGAACCTCACCACCCTCGGCGAGATCAAGGCCCGGGCCGGCCGGGTGCTGGCGATCGCCCACCGCGCCCCCGACGCCAAGCTGGCCGACCACGCCATCCTGGTCCCGCGCAGCGAGCCGGAGCTCGACCCGCTGCTGCTCAACATCCCGCTCCAGCTGCTCGCCTACCACGCGGCGGTGGCCCTCAAGCGGGACGTCGACAAGCCGCGCAACCTGGCCAAGAGCGTGACCGTGGAGTAG
- a CDS encoding pyridoxal phosphate-dependent decarboxylase family protein: MSDTADDFRTAARAAAELVSDYLDAVPGRTVWQPMDPADRLALLDLPLPADGVPLEGLLEVIGSQLMTAPMGNGHPRFFGWVNSAPAPAGVLATLAAAAMNPSSAGGDHADVHLERAVVRWIAELVGFPHPAGGGILTSGTSMATILCLAAARNRAARRAGHDLRADGLAGLPPLVAYATAETHSCVRKAVELLGLGSRHLRTVATDAEGRLDPAALAEAVAADRAAGLLPFLAVASAGTVGTGVVDAFDPIADVCAAEGLWLHVDGAYGAFGVLDPAIADQYAGMDRADSLALDPHKWLGVPVDCGCALVRDTEELRGTFSLVPSYLRDEAAGALGWFSEYGMEQTRPFRSLKVWATIAHRGRAGLAADIARCTELARRLGALVEADPELELLAPVRTSIVAFRYLPADPALADAVNRELPVAVQLRGRAFVTGALLQGREMLRACLLNAATTEADLDLLLSEVRSAGRELTERPTGS, translated from the coding sequence ATGAGCGACACTGCCGACGACTTCCGCACCGCCGCCCGGGCCGCCGCCGAGCTGGTCTCCGACTACCTCGACGCGGTGCCCGGGCGCACGGTCTGGCAGCCGATGGACCCGGCCGACCGACTGGCCCTGCTCGACCTGCCGCTGCCCGCCGACGGCGTGCCGCTGGAGGGCCTGCTGGAGGTGATCGGCAGTCAGCTGATGACCGCTCCGATGGGCAACGGCCACCCGCGCTTCTTCGGCTGGGTGAACTCCGCGCCCGCCCCCGCCGGGGTGCTGGCCACCCTGGCCGCCGCCGCGATGAACCCCAGCTCGGCCGGCGGCGACCACGCCGACGTCCACCTGGAGCGGGCCGTGGTCCGCTGGATCGCCGAACTGGTCGGCTTCCCGCACCCGGCCGGCGGCGGCATCCTCACCTCCGGCACCTCGATGGCCACCATCCTCTGCCTGGCCGCCGCCCGGAACCGGGCCGCCCGCCGGGCCGGGCACGACCTGCGCGCCGACGGCCTGGCCGGGCTGCCCCCGCTGGTCGCGTACGCCACCGCCGAGACCCACTCCTGCGTCCGCAAGGCGGTCGAACTGCTCGGCCTGGGCAGCCGGCACCTGCGCACCGTGGCCACCGACGCCGAGGGCCGGCTCGACCCGGCCGCACTCGCCGAGGCGGTGGCCGCCGACCGGGCCGCCGGGCTGCTCCCCTTCCTCGCGGTCGCCTCCGCCGGCACGGTCGGCACCGGCGTGGTGGACGCCTTCGACCCGATCGCCGACGTCTGCGCCGCCGAGGGCCTGTGGCTGCACGTGGACGGCGCGTACGGCGCCTTCGGCGTCCTGGACCCGGCCATCGCCGACCAGTACGCCGGGATGGACCGGGCCGACTCGCTCGCCCTCGACCCGCACAAGTGGCTCGGCGTCCCGGTGGACTGCGGCTGCGCCCTGGTCCGCGACACCGAGGAGCTGCGCGGCACGTTCAGCCTGGTCCCCTCCTACCTGCGCGACGAGGCGGCCGGGGCGCTCGGCTGGTTCTCCGAGTACGGGATGGAGCAGACCCGCCCGTTCCGCTCGCTCAAGGTCTGGGCCACCATCGCCCACCGCGGCCGCGCCGGGCTGGCCGCCGACATCGCCCGCTGCACCGAACTGGCCCGCCGGCTGGGCGCGCTGGTCGAGGCCGACCCGGAGCTGGAACTGCTCGCGCCGGTCCGCACCTCGATCGTGGCCTTCCGCTACCTGCCCGCCGACCCGGCGCTCGCCGACGCCGTGAACCGCGAACTGCCGGTCGCCGTCCAACTGCGCGGGCGGGCCTTTGTTACGGGCGCGCTCCTCCAGGGCCGCGAAATGCTCCGGGCGTGTCTGCTGAACGCCGCCACCACCGAAGCCGACCTGGACCTGCTGTTGTCCGAAGTCCGCAGCGCAGGACGGGAACTGACGGAGCGTCCGACCGGTTCTTGA